A single genomic interval of Hoplias malabaricus isolate fHopMal1 chromosome 7, fHopMal1.hap1, whole genome shotgun sequence harbors:
- the LOC136702026 gene encoding mitogen-activated protein kinase-binding protein 1-like isoform X1, with protein sequence MEGSTIKSRIKSLLRSPSIKLKRNRQATRESTSNKVILERVLGITTSGSSGLACDSCSGTVAYPAGCVVVLLNPKKNRQRHIINTSRKTITTLAFSSDGKYLVTGESGHLPAVRVWDVSQGSQVAELQEHKYGLACVAFSPNSKYIVSVGYQHDMSVNVWVWRKNLLVAANKVSSNVTAVSFSEDSSYFVTAGNRHVRFWYLEPCNSNKQLTAPVPLVGRSGLLGELRNNFFCDVACGQGKKSESTFCITSSGLLCEFNEKRLLDKWVDLRTCSARALCLTEELIFCACADGTVRVFSPVDLHFICTLPRPHHLGTDMAAVTQASYPFSGKPDDRCPDSVAVTYDPVNLWLSCVYNDHSLYVWDVRDLQGVGKVHSALYHSSCVWDLQTCPKSKDGPPAGLGSSTLFFSCSADNTVRMWSTEAHCIQSTGNVLSSDLQKIIYIDNNTAPLLDTDGSADKSEAQTPESRTGIRAICVSPDGNHLASGDRTGTLRVHDLSSMKQILKLEAHDSEILCLEYSKPETGMKLLATAGRDRLIHVLDVEDDYGLLQTLDEHSSSITAVRFTATEGKVRMISCGADKSLYFRTAQRAYKGVRFKRTHHVVRKSTLYDMDVDPTCKYAAVGCQDRSIRVFNISSGKQKKSFKGSQAEDGSLLRVQVDPSGLYVATSCTDKNLSLFDFQTGECLAVMHGHSDIITGIKFTSDCRHLISVSGDSCIFVWRLAPELTVSMRERLEQLKHSQSVPAFTHTAFSLELQSAPSILTCSSGSEEDNEDEVRFEESLFSYDHEIIHTSLDDDQGASDEGSNWESSIKHQESSTGSCVCEPSMPETVQPRRRWSCRVGSLELMVKSMLELRQLDSFSRPGSPKRDCTGQHCGQPDTGCTANLKEGTQQLLGKKQQTRNPHSAWLAPASSPEPEGVVLYPELCPSTDSLPGICQVQEEIQCQDSGGSTGYGSGGSSPEQSHEDDPESISTDEEYYIQDEEARRKLHQQESFLKQHFETLADTGRIGNHTRPQDSISARFLAQGSTSRRSTPFLSKSGWTSDRAPSTQVKPLVSTVHPLYEEKCQGTGLEENAEMDTVEQLSQLRSTPQKRRTAGAHPRRVASPMGKQSAMLLKSMSAQNLAADSRNPMTPSRLKRESQLVVDRSDSRLHLHHTSSSESASPQPWESPNTSRYCKVRSYMNPTTSSIAKVSRAVSIGDGLYQGLSSSETFPCSGPSTSLTNPTPILPLPTSSFPGPFSQSHGVSQTPPPKIKARVFGRSSLPVSEHSSRSSTTANTEAAVILKDSYARAAGHLMDTGCSRVKDEATHVSPHLDSQPRSLKMGQGPEVVTHSPQNDCSLLAVQSFTVASETQNDQEPVVNLETCRQAAAELCNSMKKANHLYRMVSSNNGKVCVEHQEMERVLMEALLLVRAELKTVPGPAAAVGATEGGEQTLALLEQFSQLLLQSVEKRLDHKI encoded by the exons ATGGAGGGCTCCACCATAAAAAGCCGAATTAAAAGTTTGCTTCGCTCGCCGTCCATCAAACTCAAGAGGAACCGACAGGCCACCAGAGAGAGCACGAGTAACAAG gTAATTCTAGAGAGAGTGCTCGGTATCACAACCTCTGGAAGCAGTGGATTAGCTTGTGACTCTTGCTCTGGGACTGTTGCCTATCCAGCTGG GTGTGTGGTAGTGCTCCTAAACCCCAAGAAGAATAGACAACGACACATAATCAACACCTCCAG GAAAACCATTACCACTTTGGCCTTTTCTTCAGATGGCAAATATCTCGTTACAGGAGAG aGTGGACATCTTCCTGCAGTACGTGTGTGGGATGTGTCACAGGGATCTCAGGTGGCGGAGCTGCAGGAACATAAGTATGGTTTGGCCTGTGTGGCCTTTTCTCCCAACAGCAAGTACATCGTCAGCGTGGGCTATCAGCACGacatgagtgtgaatgtgtgggtctGGAGg AAAAACCTGTTGGTGGCTGCTAACAAGGTGTCCAGTAATGTGACAGCAGTATCTTTCTCTGAAGACAGCTCATACTTTGTTACAGCTGGGAATAGACATGTCAGGTTCTGGTACCTGGAACCCTGCAACTCCAACAAG CAGCTTACAGCCCCTGTTCCTTTGGTTGGCCGATCTGGCCTCTTGGGAGAACTACGAAACAACTTTTTCTGTGACGTAGCTTGTGGCCAAGGCAAGAAGTCTGAGAGTACATTCTGCATTACCTCTTCTGGGCTTCTCTGTGAGTTCAATGAGAAGCGGTTGCTGGATAAGTGGGTAGACCTACGG acATGTTCAGCTCGTGCCCTTTGTCTGACTGAGGAGCTAATTTTCTGTGCGTGTGCTGATGGCACAGTGCGAGTGTTCAGCCCTGTTGACCTGCACTTTATCTGCACTCTGCCACGTCCACATCATCTGGGCACTGACATGGCTGCAGTCACCCAGGCCAG ttACCCATTCTCGGGCAAACCAGATGACCGTTGCCCAGACTCCGTAGCAGTGACGTATGACCCTGTTAACCTGTGGCTGTCATGTGTATATAATGACCACAGTCTATATGTGTGGGATGTGAGGGACCTGCAGGGAGTGGGCAAGGTACATTCAGCCCTCTACCACTCCTCATGTGTGTGGGACCTGCAG ACTTGCCCTAAATCTAAAGATGGACCACCAGCTGGTCTTGGTTCTTCAACATTATTCTTCAGCTGCTCTGCAGACAATACAGTTCGCATGTGGAGCACAGAGGCACATTGTATCCAATCCACTGGCAATGTCCTTAGCAGT GATCTTCAGAAGATAATTTATATTGACAATAATACAGCACCCCTGCTGGACACGGATGGATCTGCAGACAAATCTGAGGCTCAAACTCCAGAAAGCCGTACAGGCATCAGAGCAATCTGTGTAAGTCCGGATGGAAACCACCTGGCCTCTGGAGACCGGACAGGCACACTGAG ggTTCATGATCTCAGCAGTATGAAGCAGATTCTTAAACTAGAGGCCCATGACTCAGAAATCCTTTGCCTGGAGTATTCAAAACCTGAAACag GAATGAAGCTGTTGGCAACAGCAGGTCGGGATCGGCTGATCCACGTGCTGGATGTGGAGGATGATTATGGGCTGCTGCAGACACTGGATGAGCATTCCTCCTCCATCACAGCTGTCCGGTTCACTG CCACTGAAGGGAAAGTGAGGATGATCAGCTGTGGAGCTGATAAGAGTTTGTATTTCCGGACTGCACAAAGG GCTTACAAAGGAGTCAGATTTAAACGCACCCACCATGTGGTACGAAAAAGCACTCTTTACGATATGGACGTGGATCCCACTTGCAAATATGCAGCTGTTGGCTGCCAAGACCGCAGCATCAG AGTGTTCAATATAAgcagtggaaaacagaaaaagtcTTTTAAGGGCTCTCAAGCTGAAGATGGCAGTCTCCTCAGG gtcCAAGTGGATCCTTCTGGTCTGTATGTGGCCACCAGCTGCACAGATAAAAACCTCAGCCTGTTTGACTTCCAGACTGGAGAATGTCTGGCAGTTATGCATGGGCATTCAG ATATCATCACAGGTATTAAGTTCACCAGTGACTGTAGGCATCTGATCTCTGTCTCGGGAGACAG TTGTATCTTTGTATGGCGTCTTGCCCCTGAGCTGACTGTCAGCATGAGGGAGCGTCTAGAACAACTCAAACACTCTCAGAGTGTCCCAGCGTTCACACACACTGCGTTCAG TCTGGAACTGCAAAGTGCGCCCTCTATACTGACCTGTTCATCTGGGAGTGAGGAAGACAATGAGGATGAAGTAAGATTTGAAGAGAGTCTATTCTCTTATGATCATGAAATCATCCATACATCATTAGATGATGATCAGG GTGCTTCTGATGAGGGCAGTAATTGGGAGTCTTCCATTAAG CACCAGGAGTCATCTACAggttcctgtgtgtgtgagccctCTATGCCAGAGACTGTCCAGCCAAGGAGGCGCTGGTCCTGCAGGGTGGGCTCTCTGGAGCTAATGGTGAAGTCCATGCTGGAGCTGCGGCAGCTCGACTCATTCTCCAGACCTGGCTCCCCAAAACGAGACTGCACCGGTCAGCACTGTGGCCAGCCCGACACTGGCTGCACTGCTAACCTAAAGGAGGGCACT CAGCAGTTGCTTGGGAAGAAGCAGCAAACTCGAAATCCCCACTCTGCCTGGCTGGCTCCTGCCTCCTCTCCTGAACCTGAGGGTGTGGTGTTGTACCCAGAGCTGTGTCCCAGTACTGACAGCCTGCCGGGAATCTGCCAGGTGCAGGAGGAGATTCAGTGCCAAGACAGTGGGGGCTCCACCGGCTACGGCAGCGGAGGATCCAGTCCTGAACAGAGTCATGAAG ATGACCCAGAATCTATCAGCACTGATGAAGAATATTATATTCAGGATGAAGAGGCTAGAAGAAAGCTTCACCAACAAGAGAGCTTCCTTAAGCAACACTTTGAGACACTCGCTGACACTGGCAGAATAG GTAACCACACCAGACCCCAGGATAGCATTTCAGCACGATTTCTCGCCCAAGGCTCCACCAGCAG aCGCTCCACCCCGTTCCTCTCCAAATCTGGCTGGACGTCTGACAGGGCTCCCAGCACTCAAGTTAAGCCCCTGGTATCTACAGTACACCCTCTATATGAGGAGAAATGCCAAGGGACAGGACTGGAAGAGAATGCAGAGATGGACACTGTGGAGCAGTTGTCACAACTGCGCTCCACACCACAGAAGAGGAGGACTGCTGGAGCCCATCCCAGAAGAGTGGCCAGTCCAATGGGCAAACAATCAGCAATGCTTCTGAAGTCCATGTCTGCACAGAATCTAGCAGCAGACA GTCGAAACCCCATGACCCCATCCCGTTTGAAGCGTGAGTCTCAGCTGGTTGTTGACAGAAGTGATTCCCGACTACATTTGCACCATACTTCCTCCTCCGAATCCGCTTCTCCTCAGCCCTGGGAGAGTCCAAACACCAGTCGTTATTGTAAAGTTCGTTCCTACATGAACCCCACAACCAGTTCCATAGCCAAGGTCAGCCGGGCTGTATCTATTGGGGACGGCCTTTACCAGGGCCTGAGCAGTAGTGAGACTTTTCCATGCTCAGGGCCATCAACCTCACTTACCAATCCTACACCTATATTGCCATTACCTACTTCTTCCTTTCCTGGTCCATTCAGTCAAAGCCATGGTGTCTCTCAGACTCCACCTCCTAAAATCAAGGCTCGTGTTTTTGGAAGGTCCAGCCTTCCTGTCTCAGAACATTCCAGCAGGTCCTCTACTACAGCCAATACTGAAGCTGCTGTTATTTTAAAAGACTCTTATGCTAGAGCTGCAGGACACTTAATGGACACGGGCTGTTCAAGAGTTAAGGATGAAGCTACACATGTTTCCCCTCATCTTGACTCTCAGCCTAGGTCTTTGAAAATGGGACAGGGCCCTGAGGTGGTCACCCATTCCCCACAGAATGACTGCTCCCTGCTGGCTGTCCAATCCTTCACCGTGGCGTCTGAAACCCAGAATGACCAAG AGCCAGTGGTAAACCTGGAAACCTGCAGGCAAGCTGCTGCTGAACTGTGCAACAGCATGAAGAAGGCCAACCATCTCTACAGAATG GTGAGCTCCAACAATGGGAAGGTGTGTGTGGAACATCAGGAGATGGAACGTGTGCTGATGGAGGCTCTGCTGCTGGTGCGCGCAGAGCTGAAGACTGTTCCCGGACCAGCAGCAGCTGTGGGAGCAACTGAGGGGGGCGAGCAAACCCTCGCTCTGCTAGAGCAGTTCTCTCAGCTTCTGCTGCAGTCTGTGGAGAAGAGACTTGACCACAAAATCTAA
- the LOC136702026 gene encoding mitogen-activated protein kinase-binding protein 1-like isoform X3 produces MEGSTIKSRIKSLLRSPSIKLKRNRQATRESTSNKVILERVLGITTSGSSGLACDSCSGTVAYPAGCVVVLLNPKKNRQRHIINTSRKTITTLAFSSDGKYLVTGESGHLPAVRVWDVSQGSQVAELQEHKYGLACVAFSPNSKYIVSVGYQHDMSVNVWVWRKNLLVAANKVSSNVTAVSFSEDSSYFVTAGNRHVRFWYLEPCNSNKLTAPVPLVGRSGLLGELRNNFFCDVACGQGKKSESTFCITSSGLLCEFNEKRLLDKWVDLRTCSARALCLTEELIFCACADGTVRVFSPVDLHFICTLPRPHHLGTDMAAVTQASYPFSGKPDDRCPDSVAVTYDPVNLWLSCVYNDHSLYVWDVRDLQGVGKVHSALYHSSCVWDLQTCPKSKDGPPAGLGSSTLFFSCSADNTVRMWSTEAHCIQSTGNVLSSDLQKIIYIDNNTAPLLDTDGSADKSEAQTPESRTGIRAICVSPDGNHLASGDRTGTLRVHDLSSMKQILKLEAHDSEILCLEYSKPETGMKLLATAGRDRLIHVLDVEDDYGLLQTLDEHSSSITAVRFTATEGKVRMISCGADKSLYFRTAQRAYKGVRFKRTHHVVRKSTLYDMDVDPTCKYAAVGCQDRSIRVFNISSGKQKKSFKGSQAEDGSLLRVQVDPSGLYVATSCTDKNLSLFDFQTGECLAVMHGHSDIITGIKFTSDCRHLISVSGDSCIFVWRLAPELTVSMRERLEQLKHSQSVPAFTHTAFSLELQSAPSILTCSSGSEEDNEDEVRFEESLFSYDHEIIHTSLDDDQGASDEGSNWESSIKHQESSTGSCVCEPSMPETVQPRRRWSCRVGSLELMVKSMLELRQLDSFSRPGSPKRDCTGQHCGQPDTGCTANLKEGTQQLLGKKQQTRNPHSAWLAPASSPEPEGVVLYPELCPSTDSLPGICQVQEEIQCQDSGGSTGYGSGGSSPEQSHEDDPESISTDEEYYIQDEEARRKLHQQESFLKQHFETLADTGRIGNHTRPQDSISARFLAQGSTSRRSTPFLSKSGWTSDRAPSTQVKPLVSTVHPLYEEKCQGTGLEENAEMDTVEQLSQLRSTPQKRRTAGAHPRRVASPMGKQSAMLLKSMSAQNLAADSRNPMTPSRLKRESQLVVDRSDSRLHLHHTSSSESASPQPWESPNTSRYCKVRSYMNPTTSSIAKVSRAVSIGDGLYQGLSSSETFPCSGPSTSLTNPTPILPLPTSSFPGPFSQSHGVSQTPPPKIKARVFGRSSLPVSEHSSRSSTTANTEAAVILKDSYARAAGHLMDTGCSRVKDEATHVSPHLDSQPRSLKMGQGPEVVTHSPQNDCSLLAVQSFTVASETQNDQEPVVNLETCRQAAAELCNSMKKANHLYRMVSSNNGKVCVEHQEMERVLMEALLLVRAELKTVPGPAAAVGATEGGEQTLALLEQFSQLLLQSVEKRLDHKI; encoded by the exons ATGGAGGGCTCCACCATAAAAAGCCGAATTAAAAGTTTGCTTCGCTCGCCGTCCATCAAACTCAAGAGGAACCGACAGGCCACCAGAGAGAGCACGAGTAACAAG gTAATTCTAGAGAGAGTGCTCGGTATCACAACCTCTGGAAGCAGTGGATTAGCTTGTGACTCTTGCTCTGGGACTGTTGCCTATCCAGCTGG GTGTGTGGTAGTGCTCCTAAACCCCAAGAAGAATAGACAACGACACATAATCAACACCTCCAG GAAAACCATTACCACTTTGGCCTTTTCTTCAGATGGCAAATATCTCGTTACAGGAGAG aGTGGACATCTTCCTGCAGTACGTGTGTGGGATGTGTCACAGGGATCTCAGGTGGCGGAGCTGCAGGAACATAAGTATGGTTTGGCCTGTGTGGCCTTTTCTCCCAACAGCAAGTACATCGTCAGCGTGGGCTATCAGCACGacatgagtgtgaatgtgtgggtctGGAGg AAAAACCTGTTGGTGGCTGCTAACAAGGTGTCCAGTAATGTGACAGCAGTATCTTTCTCTGAAGACAGCTCATACTTTGTTACAGCTGGGAATAGACATGTCAGGTTCTGGTACCTGGAACCCTGCAACTCCAACAAG CTTACAGCCCCTGTTCCTTTGGTTGGCCGATCTGGCCTCTTGGGAGAACTACGAAACAACTTTTTCTGTGACGTAGCTTGTGGCCAAGGCAAGAAGTCTGAGAGTACATTCTGCATTACCTCTTCTGGGCTTCTCTGTGAGTTCAATGAGAAGCGGTTGCTGGATAAGTGGGTAGACCTACGG acATGTTCAGCTCGTGCCCTTTGTCTGACTGAGGAGCTAATTTTCTGTGCGTGTGCTGATGGCACAGTGCGAGTGTTCAGCCCTGTTGACCTGCACTTTATCTGCACTCTGCCACGTCCACATCATCTGGGCACTGACATGGCTGCAGTCACCCAGGCCAG ttACCCATTCTCGGGCAAACCAGATGACCGTTGCCCAGACTCCGTAGCAGTGACGTATGACCCTGTTAACCTGTGGCTGTCATGTGTATATAATGACCACAGTCTATATGTGTGGGATGTGAGGGACCTGCAGGGAGTGGGCAAGGTACATTCAGCCCTCTACCACTCCTCATGTGTGTGGGACCTGCAG ACTTGCCCTAAATCTAAAGATGGACCACCAGCTGGTCTTGGTTCTTCAACATTATTCTTCAGCTGCTCTGCAGACAATACAGTTCGCATGTGGAGCACAGAGGCACATTGTATCCAATCCACTGGCAATGTCCTTAGCAGT GATCTTCAGAAGATAATTTATATTGACAATAATACAGCACCCCTGCTGGACACGGATGGATCTGCAGACAAATCTGAGGCTCAAACTCCAGAAAGCCGTACAGGCATCAGAGCAATCTGTGTAAGTCCGGATGGAAACCACCTGGCCTCTGGAGACCGGACAGGCACACTGAG ggTTCATGATCTCAGCAGTATGAAGCAGATTCTTAAACTAGAGGCCCATGACTCAGAAATCCTTTGCCTGGAGTATTCAAAACCTGAAACag GAATGAAGCTGTTGGCAACAGCAGGTCGGGATCGGCTGATCCACGTGCTGGATGTGGAGGATGATTATGGGCTGCTGCAGACACTGGATGAGCATTCCTCCTCCATCACAGCTGTCCGGTTCACTG CCACTGAAGGGAAAGTGAGGATGATCAGCTGTGGAGCTGATAAGAGTTTGTATTTCCGGACTGCACAAAGG GCTTACAAAGGAGTCAGATTTAAACGCACCCACCATGTGGTACGAAAAAGCACTCTTTACGATATGGACGTGGATCCCACTTGCAAATATGCAGCTGTTGGCTGCCAAGACCGCAGCATCAG AGTGTTCAATATAAgcagtggaaaacagaaaaagtcTTTTAAGGGCTCTCAAGCTGAAGATGGCAGTCTCCTCAGG gtcCAAGTGGATCCTTCTGGTCTGTATGTGGCCACCAGCTGCACAGATAAAAACCTCAGCCTGTTTGACTTCCAGACTGGAGAATGTCTGGCAGTTATGCATGGGCATTCAG ATATCATCACAGGTATTAAGTTCACCAGTGACTGTAGGCATCTGATCTCTGTCTCGGGAGACAG TTGTATCTTTGTATGGCGTCTTGCCCCTGAGCTGACTGTCAGCATGAGGGAGCGTCTAGAACAACTCAAACACTCTCAGAGTGTCCCAGCGTTCACACACACTGCGTTCAG TCTGGAACTGCAAAGTGCGCCCTCTATACTGACCTGTTCATCTGGGAGTGAGGAAGACAATGAGGATGAAGTAAGATTTGAAGAGAGTCTATTCTCTTATGATCATGAAATCATCCATACATCATTAGATGATGATCAGG GTGCTTCTGATGAGGGCAGTAATTGGGAGTCTTCCATTAAG CACCAGGAGTCATCTACAggttcctgtgtgtgtgagccctCTATGCCAGAGACTGTCCAGCCAAGGAGGCGCTGGTCCTGCAGGGTGGGCTCTCTGGAGCTAATGGTGAAGTCCATGCTGGAGCTGCGGCAGCTCGACTCATTCTCCAGACCTGGCTCCCCAAAACGAGACTGCACCGGTCAGCACTGTGGCCAGCCCGACACTGGCTGCACTGCTAACCTAAAGGAGGGCACT CAGCAGTTGCTTGGGAAGAAGCAGCAAACTCGAAATCCCCACTCTGCCTGGCTGGCTCCTGCCTCCTCTCCTGAACCTGAGGGTGTGGTGTTGTACCCAGAGCTGTGTCCCAGTACTGACAGCCTGCCGGGAATCTGCCAGGTGCAGGAGGAGATTCAGTGCCAAGACAGTGGGGGCTCCACCGGCTACGGCAGCGGAGGATCCAGTCCTGAACAGAGTCATGAAG ATGACCCAGAATCTATCAGCACTGATGAAGAATATTATATTCAGGATGAAGAGGCTAGAAGAAAGCTTCACCAACAAGAGAGCTTCCTTAAGCAACACTTTGAGACACTCGCTGACACTGGCAGAATAG GTAACCACACCAGACCCCAGGATAGCATTTCAGCACGATTTCTCGCCCAAGGCTCCACCAGCAG aCGCTCCACCCCGTTCCTCTCCAAATCTGGCTGGACGTCTGACAGGGCTCCCAGCACTCAAGTTAAGCCCCTGGTATCTACAGTACACCCTCTATATGAGGAGAAATGCCAAGGGACAGGACTGGAAGAGAATGCAGAGATGGACACTGTGGAGCAGTTGTCACAACTGCGCTCCACACCACAGAAGAGGAGGACTGCTGGAGCCCATCCCAGAAGAGTGGCCAGTCCAATGGGCAAACAATCAGCAATGCTTCTGAAGTCCATGTCTGCACAGAATCTAGCAGCAGACA GTCGAAACCCCATGACCCCATCCCGTTTGAAGCGTGAGTCTCAGCTGGTTGTTGACAGAAGTGATTCCCGACTACATTTGCACCATACTTCCTCCTCCGAATCCGCTTCTCCTCAGCCCTGGGAGAGTCCAAACACCAGTCGTTATTGTAAAGTTCGTTCCTACATGAACCCCACAACCAGTTCCATAGCCAAGGTCAGCCGGGCTGTATCTATTGGGGACGGCCTTTACCAGGGCCTGAGCAGTAGTGAGACTTTTCCATGCTCAGGGCCATCAACCTCACTTACCAATCCTACACCTATATTGCCATTACCTACTTCTTCCTTTCCTGGTCCATTCAGTCAAAGCCATGGTGTCTCTCAGACTCCACCTCCTAAAATCAAGGCTCGTGTTTTTGGAAGGTCCAGCCTTCCTGTCTCAGAACATTCCAGCAGGTCCTCTACTACAGCCAATACTGAAGCTGCTGTTATTTTAAAAGACTCTTATGCTAGAGCTGCAGGACACTTAATGGACACGGGCTGTTCAAGAGTTAAGGATGAAGCTACACATGTTTCCCCTCATCTTGACTCTCAGCCTAGGTCTTTGAAAATGGGACAGGGCCCTGAGGTGGTCACCCATTCCCCACAGAATGACTGCTCCCTGCTGGCTGTCCAATCCTTCACCGTGGCGTCTGAAACCCAGAATGACCAAG AGCCAGTGGTAAACCTGGAAACCTGCAGGCAAGCTGCTGCTGAACTGTGCAACAGCATGAAGAAGGCCAACCATCTCTACAGAATG GTGAGCTCCAACAATGGGAAGGTGTGTGTGGAACATCAGGAGATGGAACGTGTGCTGATGGAGGCTCTGCTGCTGGTGCGCGCAGAGCTGAAGACTGTTCCCGGACCAGCAGCAGCTGTGGGAGCAACTGAGGGGGGCGAGCAAACCCTCGCTCTGCTAGAGCAGTTCTCTCAGCTTCTGCTGCAGTCTGTGGAGAAGAGACTTGACCACAAAATCTAA